A stretch of DNA from Synechococcus sp. PROS-9-1:
GACCAGCACAGCAATCGGTCGGTCGCTGGGCAACGGTGCCAACCCGAGTAGTAAACGGCTGAAGTTGCGCTCTGCTTCCGGCATTCGGCTTCCGCACAGCAGCAGGATGCGCCTGCAACGAGTCAGGCTGGCCGGGGCGGTTGCGTTGCTCAACCCATCCATCATTGGATTGCCAGGGGCTTCTGCGCGGACCCCGTGTTTTCGTAGCCCTCGAGCCGTTAAACGGTCACGGGTGACCACCAACCGGCAGCGTTCGTTGCGCATGAGCAGCCACTCCCAGGGATCCCATTCGCTTCCCTTAAGAGCGTGATATCTGTCGCTGAGGTCACGACCAGGGCCGCTGCACCAGGTGTAATCGCTTTTTGGGGTACCAACGAAGCCGAAGGGTCGTCCCGAACCCCAAGCCATCAAGAGCGGGAGAAGGTCTCCGACCGCAAGGACGGCGCCGACCTCAGATCGGTGCTTGCGCAGGCATCGCCACTGCTGCCAGGTGAGCAGGGGTAGTCCGGCGAATAAATCCGCGAGGAGGCCGCGCAGACTTTGATTGCTAAACCCGCCGCTTGGGAGCGGCGCGGAGGGACCGACTTGTTGAACCCAGCCTTTCTCGATGGCTGCCTTGAAGCTTCCGCCCGTTCCAACGAGCGGCAACACCTTCAGCGTTAGTTGCGGACGTTGATTTCGCAGTGCCTCAATGATCCTCAAGGTGATGAGGTCTTCCCCGTGACCATTGCTGATCAGCAGCAAGGACCCTGAACCCTCGCTGATACGATCCGCTTGTGGAGTTGACGCTCCCTGAATGGCGGCATGGCCAAGTGGTAAGGCAGAGGATTGCAAATCCTTTATCCCCAGTTCGAATCTGGGTGCCGCCTTTGATCTCAACAGGCCCGAAAGGGTTTTTTTGATTGTTTTGCGAATGCCCACGCTACGCAAAATCCTCAAATTTTTCGCTCAGAATCTGTTTCATTTGGGCTGAATTGTGGTCTTGTCGTTGAAGGGCTCTTAAGGAGTTTGCGCTTGTTCTCCTTTCAGGCATCTTCCCAGATCTTCGTGAGCGGGAGAGTCTTGATCTTGCGGTTGGTTTTGCCTTGAAGCGGCAGTTTTTATGAATGAAGCGCTGAAGGGCATGGGGCAAGCAAAAAAAAGCCTCAGGAGAATTCGATCTCCTGAGGCCTGAGTCGTTCTCATGCGACCACGTCTTTCTAAATGAGTTGCTGAGTATTTGTGCTTACGGAATGCCGCCAATGGAGGTTCGGTTGTCCGTGGTCGCTTGGGTGGTCATTGAGGGTTTTTGGTATCAAAATAAAATGCACTTCGATGGGCGAATTGGGTGAAAAATATTAGAAATAGGGTTCATGATTTGCTTGGTGAAGGACAAAGTAGTCAAAAAAGCACATTCGTTGTCAGAGCGATTGGGGTTTTGATTGTCTTTTCAATCCTTCTGGCAATTCTTGCTACCGAGCCAGTGATTCGTGGTCCTAATCTTGATCTTTTGGCGAAATTAGATCTGGTTGTCGCAATCTTGTTCCTAGTGGAATACCTTTCCCGTCTGTGGATTGCGCCGTTAAGGGATGGGGCTCGAAAAGGAGTACGAGGAGCGCTGGAATTCGCAATCACTCCTATGGCGATTCTGGATCTTGTTGCGATTGCACCAACGATTCTTGGTTTTATCTCTCCTGAGCTCTACCTTCTTCGTGCGATTCGTCTTGCGCGAATTGGGCGAATAGGGCGTTCTAAGCGTTTCCAGAAAAGCGTGAGGCATTTCAATCATGCCATCACCTCGAAGAGAGAAGAGCTGCAAATTTCTGCAATTTATTCGGCTGTAGTGATTAGTCTCAGTAGTGCTTTGATGTATTTAGTTGAGGGAAATATTCAACCTGAGCAGTTCGGTTCCATTCCCAGGTGTCTTTGGTGGTCAGTGATTACCGTAACAACGGTTGGCTATGGAGATGTGTCTCCAGAAACTGCGGCGGGGAAGATTGTTGCTGCAATCACGGCATTGTTTGGGATTGCAGTGATCGCTATCCCTATCGGAATAATTTCATCTGGGTTTACCGATTCCCTGAGTTTGGAGAAAGCGAATTTAGATTCCAAGAAG
This window harbors:
- a CDS encoding lipid-A-disaccharide synthase-related protein, translating into MLLISNGHGEDLITLRIIEALRNQRPQLTLKVLPLVGTGGSFKAAIEKGWVQQVGPSAPLPSGGFSNQSLRGLLADLFAGLPLLTWQQWRCLRKHRSEVGAVLAVGDLLPLLMAWGSGRPFGFVGTPKSDYTWCSGPGRDLSDRYHALKGSEWDPWEWLLMRNERCRLVVTRDRLTARGLRKHGVRAEAPGNPMMDGLSNATAPASLTRCRRILLLCGSRMPEAERNFSRLLLGLAPLPSDRPIAVLVALGSTAGLQSLGSELKRQGFQSSPPPSDALQAGACWLKGHVLVLLGPGQFDLWAPWAEVGVATAGTATEQLVGLGIPALSLPGKGPQFTQGFAKRQSRLLGGAVRSCQSSHELNTRLNQLLEDSSLRLQMGRRGRERMGPAGGSEAIAKRVLIQLPLGRGY
- a CDS encoding ion transporter; amino-acid sequence: MKNIRNRVHDLLGEGQSSQKSTFVVRAIGVLIVFSILLAILATEPVIRGPNLDLLAKLDLVVAILFLVEYLSRLWIAPLRDGARKGVRGALEFAITPMAILDLVAIAPTILGFISPELYLLRAIRLARIGRIGRSKRFQKSVRHFNHAITSKREELQISAIYSAVVISLSSALMYLVEGNIQPEQFGSIPRCLWWSVITVTTVGYGDVSPETAAGKIVAAITALFGIAVIAIPIGIISSGFTDSLSLEKANLDSKKG